Part of the Catalinimonas alkaloidigena genome is shown below.
GTGGAAATAACACTTTTGGGTCACTCATCATTGACAATGCTGTCGGGGTAAATATGGCTGATGATGTTATTACTACTATTAACAGCGATCTTACGGTTACCAGCGGTACTCCTTTAAATACCGGAGGAGGCACGGCTACTGTTGTTTTTGATGGAACAGGAGCACAAAACATCAATGGCTCGGTTACATTCAATAACCTGACTAAGCTCACAGGAACTATACTTACGCTTAGCGGAAGCAGTGTGGTGAATGGTGAACTGACTCTCGGCACTGGTGTGATTAATACCACAAACTCTGATATGCTAACGATTGGGACGAATGGGTCAGTGTCAGGGGGCTCCACTACAAGTTATATTGACGGGCCACTTCGACATCTAGAAAGCTCTACTGCGGCAAAAGTAAAGCGCTTTCCTTTTGGAAATAATGGTGTCTATCGCCCCATTACCCTGAACCTGGCACAAGCTGATGCCACCGAAAGAAGCTACACCGCTGTGCTGACCGAAGGGCCTCCTGCCAAGCGGACGCTACCTACTGTTCCCGAAAAACTCCTGCGGGTGTCTGGCGCAAGACACTATTCTATTACACAGTCGCCTGCAGCAGCGGTAAGCTCAGCTACAGTCACAATAGAATACAATGCGGATGATGAGGTGGACGATGGACCTGCATTACGCATTGCTAAGAGCGATGGCGCAGGAAACTGGGTGAATATCGGGGGGGGAGGAAGTAGCCCCGACCCAGCTGATCCAGGAGTTTTTACGAGCGGAATTATTACCTCCGGTACTTTCACTACCTTCAGTGATTTTGTGCTGGCATCATCTTCCGCGCCTAATAATCCATTACCCATAGAACTGCTGTATTTTGGTGGGCAGGTAGATGAAGAGCAGGTACACTTAATATTGGGCAACTGTCTGGGAGAATAACAATGATTACTTTGAGATTGAGCGCTCATCGAATGGTAAAAAATTCATGACAATAGGAAAAATTGCTGGTGCAGGAAATAGCACCGTAGAGCAACTGTATCAATTAGTAGATAAAGAGCCCCTACTCGGCTCTGCCTATTATCGTCTCAGGCAAACAGACTTTGATGGAGAGTCAACGTATTCCAAAATTATTCTGCTGACTTTTTATCCGGAGGCTAAGCACTACTCCGACTTGTCACCGAATCCGGTTGCTGGAGGAAAAACAGTGTTGAGACTTGGTGGAATGCAAGCCGGCACTAAAGTTCGGGTGTCTCTCGTTCATATGTCGGGTAAAATTATTCGTCGGTTTGAAGTCTCTGCAAATCAGATAGGAGCAGTGGAATGGGAAATGAGTGGGCTGGATAGCCTGGCTTCAGGAGTGTATAGCGTGCTTATCTCTACAGAACAGTTCAATGAAACTTTAAGGCTTATCATTCCTTAAGAAAGAAGCTTTAAGCTAGCGTATTCGCAACTTACTGGTTTTAGGGTTGATAAAAGCGAAAGATAATCTCCAGATATAGAGAGCGGGATATGGCTCCGGGATTAATACCGGCCACCCCTTCAGGAACTTTTACACCCCTTTCAGCAAAGTAATCTTTCCAAATCGGAAAAGTCTCCCCGGTATCGGGGTCAACATAGGTCATGGGTGCCAGAGGAAAAAGTGGCTTGCCCTGGTTGGCTCTTTTAAAAATTTCGTAGATCAGTTCAGAGCAATAGTAAGCCTCGTCACCATCTGTATAAATTTCGTCATAAGGATTGCCGAGCAGTGCGTGTGCCTGTATTAGCGCACTTGGTATAAGAGGCTGATATGCTGTCTTCAATCGCCCCACCATTATTTTGGGTTGGCCCTCATCATTTACATTACGTTGCAGAAAATTTTTCAGCGGTGTGGCTATTACTCCTTTGGAAACCGCTTCAATTACGTAGGTCTGATCATCCTGCATCACTACTATGCCCATATGTGAAAAGTCAGCGCCATCTACGCCTTCTGTTACTTTTTCTATAGATTCGCAATAAGGGCCACAGTCCAGATCTTGAAAAAGTAAATCACCATTTTGAGCTTTATAAGCACCTTGTGCATAAGCAGTATTGAGGATAAATACGGCAAATAAGCTCAACAATAATACTCTACACATGGCTATCTTTTTCTGAAAGGTATGCGATAATAAATGTAATAATCGAAACCGAAGTTAACCTCATCTTCTCCACTGCCAAAGCCGGGAATACGGTAGGGTACTAAAGAGCTGCGGTCTATATAGCGCTGCCCGAAACGATAGCGCATCGTATATCCTAAAAATATATTTTTGAACAAAGCTACTTTCACCCCGGCATTCATTTCTACCCAGCTTACGCTCAGGTTCTCATTGCTTTGTGTAATAGCAGTGGCCCCCCAGAAGTTATCAGGAGTACTGAAGCTGACCTGATCGTCAATGTTACTGAATGCATATTTTAGCCCAAAGTAGATGACATCGCCTATCGCGTCATAAGTGTTTTTCTGCTTATCTTTCAGCAGATTAACATCTATTCCCAGCTTATAATAATCTCCGCTGCTACGGTATTGGAAGGCCTCATTCTCTGCTACTCCCGCTTCACTTTGACGGTTGAGCTCAGCATGACCATATTCAGCAGAAAGCATAAAGCGCCCCATGGCCAGATCGGCCTGGAGGCCATAGTAAGTGCCTTCGTCATCTATAACTGTTTGTATTAGGCTGTTTACTGCCGGACCAACCCTTAAAGCAGCAGGAATAAGCGTGGACTGCATTTTTTCTCTCTCTACCGTATCGGCGGGCACATTAGTTTGTTGCTCTTGTGCCCACACATGGCTCAGGCTGAGGCAAAGGAATATGCTAAAAAAATATTTCAAGGTTAAGATTATTGTTAATGTTTAATTCTTCGGTATTTACCTCCACGTCCTGAAAATCATA
Proteins encoded:
- a CDS encoding T9SS type A sorting domain-containing protein, with translation MTIGKIAGAGNSTVEQLYQLVDKEPLLGSAYYRLRQTDFDGESTYSKIILLTFYPEAKHYSDLSPNPVAGGKTVLRLGGMQAGTKVRVSLVHMSGKIIRRFEVSANQIGAVEWEMSGLDSLASGVYSVLISTEQFNETLRLIIP
- a CDS encoding DUF6048 family protein, with product MKYFFSIFLCLSLSHVWAQEQQTNVPADTVEREKMQSTLIPAALRVGPAVNSLIQTVIDDEGTYYGLQADLAMGRFMLSAEYGHAELNRQSEAGVAENEAFQYRSSGDYYKLGIDVNLLKDKQKNTYDAIGDVIYFGLKYAFSNIDDQVSFSTPDNFWGATAITQSNENLSVSWVEMNAGVKVALFKNIFLGYTMRYRFGQRYIDRSSLVPYRIPGFGSGEDEVNFGFDYYIYYRIPFRKR
- a CDS encoding YiiX/YebB-like N1pC/P60 family cysteine hydrolase, translated to MCRVLLLSLFAVFILNTAYAQGAYKAQNGDLLFQDLDCGPYCESIEKVTEGVDGADFSHMGIVVMQDDQTYVIEAVSKGVIATPLKNFLQRNVNDEGQPKIMVGRLKTAYQPLIPSALIQAHALLGNPYDEIYTDGDEAYYCSELIYEIFKRANQGKPLFPLAPMTYVDPDTGETFPIWKDYFAERGVKVPEGVAGINPGAISRSLYLEIIFRFYQP